CAAGATGGAACATATAGAGATGAGTATATTTTGTAGCAATTCTAGTAAAAAGACTGACATGTAGTAGAAGACGATCAGACAAAACCTTGTATCATTAATTTAGTTAAGGACCATCTTACAACAAAATCCAAGTTCCATCAACTGTTGAACTTATAAGTAAAAACAAACTGCAAAAAACTCAGACAGCCATCAGCTTTGGACCATTGTCCGGCATTCCCATTCCACCGGCTAAATCTGCATCGAGTTGCGAGTGTGGCGCTGGTCCCTTCATCATCTTCACACTGCaatcacacacaaaaatccaaatGGAGCAAAACAATTTCAGAGTCATAATACTCATTAAGGCACAATAAACACCTTCGAAACCTATAAACTAACACCTTAACAGAGCTAAAGACATGCGTAGAGCAACAATATAATGTTTAGTTAGCCAGCTATGTCAAAGAAGAAAGGTAGCTTTGAACATAGCATAGTAACTAAAACAAAGTTCCAAACACAAATGCAAGGCAAGTCAATGAAGAATAAGCTTACCGCTTCTTGTGTTTCTTAGTCTTGAAATGATCATCTCGCACTGATGACTTGGAGAAGTACCGACTGAAACACATATAAAGGTACAAGAGCCAAATGGGTCAGTCTTCTTAACACAACAATCAGAAACATATAGACAGGTTCAAAGTTCAAAAGATTCATAAACCCAAAAGAGtccagagagagagatttatgcTAAGAAAGGTTAAACATTTATATTGATTAAAGTCTTTCTTACTCGCAGTGTAAGCAGTAGAATTGACCCATTCCAGGCAAATCCTGGTCAAGCTCTAAAGGCTTCATCTCCGACTCAGGTTTACGCAACTCAGTGTAAACCAAATCGTCTCCTTTCACTTCGAATTTGTCACGGCGAGCTGTTTTGTGAGAtaatctcctcttcttcacttttctaGTCGGACATCTACCCATTTTAGCCTCCTAATGTAATGAAATTGAACCcatcaaactcaaaatcaataAAGAATCTAAATGAATCGAAGCATCAATTGAAAAACTTACGATTCAGAGAAGAAACCACAGGAGGAGCTggagacgaagacgacgatGCGGAAGaggaaaccctagaaattttCTCAGTTTCGGTTATAAAGtgttaaacctaaaaaaaaaagcggTTTGAAAGGATTGAGACGTGATAAAGGCCCATTTTTATAAATAAGCTTTTATATAGGCCCGTATATGATTAATTTGggcttattaaattttatagttcaaaaataagaaaaagtcaAATGTAAGACCAAAATCCGAATTTACATGACTTGATAGACTCGTTTTATGCAAGAAAACTTTATTATAGCAAAAGGAAAGTCTGTAATTACATTGTAAGATAGTTCACGAGTTTTTTAACTAGCTATGTACTCGGACTGAATTTGGGTGAATATAATCAGAAGTTTCATAAGCTTATTAGTATAACAAGAAACTACTATAAAATCTTTAGAGTTGCATGGCATGCTCTTCATGCTCCTCACGACAATGTCTTCTTCTCCAGGGTGTTCTTGATCATCACTACGACGACATATCCTTAGTAGAACCGATCTTACTCTCTGTCTCTCTGAGGAAACAATcggattttttttaactgatgATGTACGTTAGTACGTAGTAGGTTCACATCTAGAGTAAGGGACAATGTTCCAGCTAAGATGGTACGTGTCAATTTGTTAGGATTTAGGAATGTGGGaaattccttttttctttccagATACTTCTACACCATATAGACTCGTCGCGATAGGGTCTCGTTCTGATAAAATAAGGTGCTTGTGCCGAGGGAAACAATAATGATAACAATGATATTGAAACAGACCCGTACCAAAtccaacttttattatttttaaattcttcTTGTAATAGTGTTGCATATCGATTGGAACTTCGTTTAGATATCATGTTTAAAAATTGAGTTCTTGCTGAATTGGTTCCTACTTTGTCTCTGCCCCCactaaacttgatttttaaaCGTTTTATATACCCTATCGTTTTCTATGTACACCTCTTTTGCAAAGATGTAAGGAGATGCCCGCGCGGAGGAGCAAATATGATATGAACGGCTTTGTCTTGGGGATTAGTAGATTTAATTTGATGAGtaattttgtaatcatagcTTGAAGATGAAATGTGTGTTGAAAACGTTTCCACACTTGTGTTTCATGTGGCTATACAACATTTGTCAAAATTCGTGATTGTGGTACTTGACAAAAATAGTTTAAAGGATTTGAGTCATATGACGTGTTAAATAGTTAAAAGTAACAACCATGTTTACCTTTTTCTTCCTAATAGTTAAATAGGGTACGTACACAGAGCACAAAAGCAAAAACGATGccaaactaaaaacaaaacaagaaatggtAAATGCTAAAATCGTATTTAGCTACGAAAAAATATAGGATTACATACTGACAAACGTAACTCCAAACTACTAACACATAAGttttcaaaacacaaacaacaaaattttaagtaCAAAGACAAAACTTACGATAAAGTTTGTGGTCATTTTTGATCGTTAAACTTCACGAAAAAGAAAGTTCTCAATCAAACTCTATTATATCTCATGTCAATATGAATtgaatatataagataatatgTGTCCACCTCAGCTATTACGTCACACATAGgaccatttaaaaaaacaaattcaacaaaaaacacaatgaAACATGATGTTGACAAAATGGACCGGTAAAGGGAAGAACGAAACGCAATTACGCAACtcttcaaacaatttttttacttttccttaTCCTTTTACTATTCATATGCAGTTGAAATAAAGTTTTCAAATAAGTTCAATATTTTTCACACACCAAACCCAATAAGATAGTGTATtcataagaaaagtaaaagtgtAAAACTCAATATGTTTTTGCAGTTCCTCATGTCTTTGTCTCTATACCGCAGCCCATGTTTTTTGAACATAGGCAGTTCTTGGCCGCTTCCATGAAGCTGAAACttactaaaagtctaaaaccaaattaactcgcataatttaattcaataattGCTCTTCAGGGgagcaaacaaaattatattgaagaatttttaaaatagttatataaGCTAGTGGTGCTGTACGAATTGTGT
The sequence above is drawn from the Camelina sativa cultivar DH55 chromosome 4, Cs, whole genome shotgun sequence genome and encodes:
- the LOC104782112 gene encoding zinc finger protein 593 homolog; translated protein: MGRCPTRKVKKRRLSHKTARRDKFEVKGDDLVYTELRKPESEMKPLELDQDLPGMGQFYCLHCDRYFSKSSVRDDHFKTKKHKKRVKMMKGPAPHSQLDADLAGGMGMPDNGPKLMAV